In Clostridium sp. DL-VIII, the following proteins share a genomic window:
- a CDS encoding beta-xylosidase encodes MKKILATILSLCVFGAMTQGLETTAWAADTMTVDCTNVLRDVTHCASGSLYGITENKPADVSGLVAPLKPYVMRNPARGASGNQHAFGAAIPVSDRLASIPSVKVSIDLADMLPSWPYQWPGMTSWLNQVTSFINDKKASGRNNYYGYEIWNEPDGTWNSANGTFNDMWKQTYNVIRANDPSAKIVGPCYSYYNRTTISNFLSFCKANNCLPDIMSWHELSGIDGVSSHLRDYRQLETSLGISQLPISINEYCDSNHNLEGQPGSSARYIGKFERYKVDSACISWWFVPAPGRLGSLLATDTQKGAGWYFYKWYGDMTGKMVSVTPPNDDSNLVDGAACVDSNNKYISFIFGGPNDGTINTTFKNIPSFIGSTASVKVEKIDWVSKDTVSSGPSTVLTSNYSVVNGQITVPLTGCNSSSGYRIYITSGTSSSVSHTS; translated from the coding sequence ATGAAAAAAATTTTAGCAACGATTCTAAGTCTATGCGTTTTTGGAGCAATGACTCAAGGACTAGAAACAACAGCTTGGGCAGCTGATACCATGACTGTAGACTGCACAAATGTGCTTAGAGATGTAACGCATTGTGCAAGTGGTTCCCTTTACGGAATCACTGAAAATAAACCAGCAGATGTAAGTGGTCTTGTGGCTCCGCTTAAACCATATGTAATGAGAAATCCTGCTAGAGGAGCCTCTGGCAACCAGCATGCCTTTGGAGCTGCAATACCTGTTTCGGATAGGCTTGCCTCAATTCCAAGTGTTAAAGTATCGATTGATTTGGCAGATATGCTTCCAAGCTGGCCATATCAGTGGCCAGGCATGACAAGCTGGCTTAATCAGGTGACTTCATTTATCAATGACAAGAAAGCATCTGGTCGTAATAATTATTATGGTTATGAAATATGGAATGAACCTGATGGTACTTGGAATTCTGCTAATGGAACTTTCAATGATATGTGGAAGCAGACTTACAATGTTATTCGTGCAAATGATCCTAGCGCTAAAATAGTAGGTCCTTGCTATAGCTATTATAATCGTACTACTATAAGTAACTTTTTGAGTTTCTGCAAAGCAAACAACTGTCTTCCTGATATAATGAGCTGGCATGAACTCAGTGGGATTGATGGGGTATCATCACATTTAAGAGACTATAGACAATTGGAAACTTCTCTTGGAATAAGCCAATTGCCAATCAGTATAAATGAATATTGTGATTCTAATCATAACCTTGAAGGACAGCCTGGATCATCAGCACGCTATATAGGAAAATTCGAGCGTTATAAAGTAGATAGTGCATGCATATCATGGTGGTTTGTCCCTGCTCCAGGCAGATTGGGAAGTCTTTTAGCTACCGACACTCAAAAGGGTGCAGGCTGGTATTTCTATAAATGGTATGGAGACATGACAGGAAAAATGGTCAGCGTAACACCACCAAATGATGACAGTAATTTAGTAGATGGAGCTGCGTGTGTTGATTCAAACAATAAGTATATCAGTTTTATTTTTGGCGGGCCAAATGATGGTACAATAAACACAACATTTAAAAACATTCCATCCTTTATAGGCTCAACAGCATCTGTAAAGGTGGAGAAAATCGATTGGGTAAGCAAAGATACAGTATCTTCTGGACCATCTACAGTTTTAACCTCTAATTATTCTGTAGTTAATGGACAGATTACAGTACCATTAACAGGCTGCAACAGTAGTTCTGGATATCGTATATACATTACTTCGGGAACTAGCAGCAGTGTATCACATACAAGTTAA
- a CDS encoding lactate utilization protein, translating into MTRQSLLEKRYDKLSTKVVESLKRRHFDAYYFKTKDEALEQILELIPQGHVVSWGGSETLNEIGIKELVKENGYEVIDRDTAKSPEERTDLMRKALLCDTFLMSSNAISEDGQLFNIDGNGNRVAAMIFGPKSVIVVAGMNKIVKNLDDAVQRARTIAGPANIQHFQDAKTPCYATGSCGDCLSPDCICSYLVTTRASKPANKIKVILIGEELGF; encoded by the coding sequence ATGACAAGACAATCTCTATTAGAAAAACGCTATGATAAATTGAGTACAAAAGTAGTTGAATCTTTAAAAAGGCGTCATTTTGATGCGTATTATTTTAAAACCAAAGATGAAGCACTTGAGCAGATTTTAGAGTTAATTCCTCAAGGTCACGTTGTATCCTGGGGTGGTTCTGAAACCTTAAATGAAATTGGTATAAAAGAACTTGTAAAAGAAAATGGGTATGAAGTTATTGATAGGGACACTGCAAAAAGTCCTGAAGAACGAACAGATCTTATGAGAAAGGCACTTTTATGTGACACTTTCTTAATGAGTAGTAATGCTATAAGTGAAGATGGTCAGCTATTTAACATTGATGGAAATGGCAATCGTGTTGCTGCTATGATTTTTGGGCCAAAGAGTGTTATAGTCGTAGCTGGAATGAATAAAATTGTAAAAAACCTTGATGATGCAGTGCAGAGAGCTAGAACAATTGCCGGGCCAGCAAATATTCAACATTTTCAAGATGCGAAAACCCCATGTTATGCAACAGGCAGTTGTGGAGATTGTTTAAGTCCAGATTGTATTTGTTCATACTTGGTAACAACAAGAGCAAGCAAACCTGCAAATAAGATAAAGGTTATATTAATTGGAGAAGAACTTGGGTTTTAG
- a CDS encoding AAA family ATPase produces the protein MIYINTFKLCDKVLSNPNIYPHNVFSGKNEKCLVFDKITIFYGNNACGKSSLLNIIANKLKLTGKEQVQENSYFKEFVDDCRYGFGENEIGQMWYGIPRNSRYIKSEDIMYEIKKVQQESILRKGYIYERAEKGYSKEQLEILEHSYKMKEQIERIKYGQEKYSNGETSQQIFDEWLQADALYLLDEPEVSLSPQNQVLLAEKINYGARFLNNQYIIATHSPFMLGTLDAKIYNLNSKDLDVCGWSELDNVKYFYEFFKKHQVEFEK, from the coding sequence TTGATTTACATAAATACTTTCAAACTGTGTGATAAGGTACTTTCTAATCCTAATATATATCCTCATAATGTGTTTTCAGGTAAAAATGAGAAATGCCTTGTTTTTGATAAGATTACAATATTCTATGGAAATAATGCTTGTGGAAAATCTTCTTTGTTGAATATTATAGCTAATAAATTGAAGTTAACTGGAAAGGAACAAGTACAGGAAAATTCTTATTTTAAAGAATTTGTAGATGATTGCAGATACGGATTCGGAGAAAATGAAATAGGGCAGATGTGGTATGGAATTCCTAGAAATAGCCGCTATATTAAAAGTGAAGATATAATGTATGAAATTAAGAAAGTTCAACAGGAATCTATATTGAGAAAAGGATATATTTATGAGCGTGCTGAAAAAGGATATAGCAAAGAGCAGTTGGAAATACTAGAGCATTCTTATAAGATGAAAGAACAGATAGAAAGAATTAAATACGGTCAGGAAAAGTACTCAAATGGCGAAACGAGCCAGCAAATATTTGATGAGTGGCTTCAAGCAGATGCATTATATCTTTTAGATGAACCAGAAGTTTCATTATCTCCTCAAAACCAAGTACTTTTAGCTGAGAAGATTAATTATGGAGCAAGATTTTTAAACAATCAGTACATAATTGCAACCCATTCACCATTTATGCTTGGAACTTTAGATGCAAAAATATATAACCTGAACTCAAAAGATTTAGATGTATGCGGCTGGAGTGAATTGGACAATGTGAAGTATTTTTATGAATTCTTTAAGAAGCATCAAGTGGAATTTGAGAAATAG